A genomic region of Antennarius striatus isolate MH-2024 chromosome 16, ASM4005453v1, whole genome shotgun sequence contains the following coding sequences:
- the med25 gene encoding mediator of RNA polymerase II transcription subunit 25 isoform X2, protein MVAGSALMEPSTKSGTNQVADVVFVIEGTANLGPYFESLRKNYILPAIEYFNGGPPAETDFGGDYGGTQYGLVVFNTVDCAPESYVQCHAPTSSAFEFVSWIDSIQFMGGGAESCSLIAEGLSVALQLFDDFKKMREQIGQTHKVCVLLCNSPPYLLPAVESVSYTGCTADNLVKIIRDRGIHFSVVAPRKLPALRALFERASPVGGAVESHPDYSQDPFHMVLVRGVSLPVSPGGGPGPLKPVLPPQPLPVSQPGGGGVPQQAPPISAGHPYQNPAASMTAAQVAAQLAVEAASNQKNRFTGLVSQGPPFAGQPTIPSVPGVKLNQPNISTVTTATQPLLQQQQVPPSQQQPVPPPGQPVPNQQPQVPSQPQPTANQPTGASAQPSMPGVPGASGNANPIGQPQVVANKVVAWTGVLEWQEKPKASSIDSTTKLTRSLPCQVHVNQGENLNTDQWPQKLIMQLIPQQLLTTLGHLFRNSRMVQFLFTHKDMESLKGLYRIMANGFAGCVHFPHTTSPCEVRVLMLLYSSKKRIFMGLIPNDQSGFVNGIRQVITNHKQVQQHRVQLGGGGGPMQPGQVAPNQNFLNRPPGPIPVAHGNVQQQMTMRAAGPANQQPPVSGAPPNQVAQSGQAPPQGPILRLSNPGANPQLRSLLLSQQQPQGGVSHMTGMMSHQGLGQPMVHPAPGGGAQMQGQWRQPLGGPILMSGGQRGAVPPSGMPQVSSVMEDEILMDLM, encoded by the exons ATGGTTGCAGGTTCAGCTCTCATGGAACCGTCCACAAAGTCTGGGACCAACCAGGTGGCGGATGTGGTGTTTGTCATCGAAGGGACGGCGAATCTCGGACCTTACTTTGAATCTCTGAGGAAAAACTACATACTGCCAGCTATTGA ATATTTCAATGGAGGGCCGCCGGCAGAAACAGATTTCGGTGGAGAC TACGGGGGGACACAATATGGTCTGGTCGTCTTCAACACGGTGGACTGCGCTCCCGAGTCCTACGTCCAGTGTCACGCTCCGACCAGCTCGGCCTTCGAGTTCGTCTCCTGGATCGACAGCATCCA GTTCATGGGAGGCGGCGCTGAGAGCTGCAGCCTGATCGCAGAAGGTCTCTCCGTGGCGTTGCAGCTCTTCGACGACTTTAAGAAGATGCGGGAGCAGAT AGGTCAGACccacaaagtgtgtgtgctcCTGTGTAACTCTCCCCCCTACCTGCTTCCTGCCGTGGAGAGCGTCAGCTACACCGGCTGCACGGCCGACAACCTGGTGAAGATCATCAGAGAC AGAGGGATCCACTTCTCTGTGGTGGCTCCCCGGAAGCTGCCGGCGCTGAGGGCTCTGTTTGAGCGGGCGTCGCCTGTGGGGGGCGCCGTTGAGTCCCATCCGGACTACAGTCAGGACCCCTTCCACATGGTGCTGGTCAGAGGCGTCTCGCTGCCCG TTTCCCCGGGTGGGGGTCCAGGGCCGCTCAAACCCGTTCTCCCCCCACAGCCGCTGCCTGTCAGTCAACCTGGCGGCGGTGGCGTTCCTCAGCAGGCTCCGCCCATCAGCGCCGGCCACCCTTATCAG AATCCTGCAGCCTCCATGACGGCCGCTCAGGTGGCGGCGCAGCTGGCGGTTGAAGCCGCCAGCAACCAGAAGAATCGTT TCACAGGATTGGTCAGTCAGGGCCCTCCCTTCGCCGGTCAGCCGACCATCCCATCGGTCCCCGGGGTGAAGCTCAACCAGCCCAACATCTCCACTGTCACCACGGCGACGCAGCCCCTGCTACAACAGCAACAAGTCCCGCCCAGTCAGCAGCAGCCGGTCCCGCCTCCAGGACAGCCGGTGCCCAATCAGCAGCCGCAGGTCCCGTCTCAGCCGCAACCCACAGCCAATCAGCCGACAGGGGCGTCAGCTCAGCCCAGCATG ccCGGCGTCCCCGGAGCTTCAGGCAACGCCAACCCCATCGGACAGCCGCAGGTGGTGGCCAATAAGGTCGTGGCGTGGACCGGCGTCCTGGAGTGGCAGGAG AAGCCCAAAGCCTCGTCGATCGATTCCACCACCAAGCTGACCCGATCGCTGCCGTGTCAGGTTCACGTCAACCAGGGAGAAAACCT GAACACCGACCAGTGGCCCCAGAAGCTCATCATGCAGCTGATCCCACAGCAGCTCCTG acGACCTTGGGTCACCTCTTCAGGAACTCCAGGATGGTCCAGTTCCTCTTCACCCATAAAGACATGGAGTCCCTGAAGGGTCTCTACCGCATCATGGCCAACGGCTTC GCCGGCTGTGTCCACTTCCCCCACACCACGTCGCCCTGCGAGGTGCGGGTGCTGATGCTGCTCTACTCGTCCAAGAAGAGGATCTTCATGGGTCTCATCCCCAACGACCAGAGCGGCTTCGTCAACGGCATCCGGCAGGTCATCACCAACCACAAGCAGGTCCAGCAGCACcgagtg CAGCTGGGTGGTGGAGGGGGTCCGATGCAGCCGGGGCAGGTCGCCCCCAACCAGAACTTCCTCAACAGGCCCCCCGGCCCCATTCCCGTTGCCCACGGCAACGTCCAGCAGCAG ATGACCATGAGAGCAGCcggaccagccaatcagcagccgcCAGTCAGCGGGGCTCCGCCCAATCAAGTCGCACAGAGCGGACAAGCTCCGCCTCAGGGTCCCATACTCCGCCTCTCCAACCCGGGAGCCAATCCGCAGCTGCGCAGCCTCCTCCTCAGCCAGCAGCAGCCA CAGGGTGGAGTCTCTCACATGACGGGCATGATGTCACACCAGGGTTTGGGTCAGCCCATGGTCCACCCGGCACCGGGGGGCGGGGCCCAAATGCAGGGCCAATGGAGGCAGCCTTTGGGAG GTCCCATCCTGATGTCCGGAGGCCAGAGAGGCGCCGTGCCGCCGTCCGGGATGCCCCAGGTCTCCAGCGTCATGGAGGACGAAATCCTCATGGACCTCATGTGa
- the syt3 gene encoding synaptotagmin-C → MSGDWDEDLCKKALVLVEELCFNSPRGYSQSERCQEFSYLLRGRNRQLDTEISVSLLSVIVTFCGIVLLSVSLFVSWKLCWLPWRDKEGGGLSLTSGLLPGSAGVGSLGGPSSLLPALMQRKEGHSSSSLYPTLGHQGQHHPHFSDLVGLERGEVGGVVGGPHETQEHSYLDMDSYPNNAGTLKLSQTSPDVPNSEAGAHPQKDLPNAHSQQQVTSRPKPMTHQLSSPDFHAEEKEQVTSIGQIKPELYRPKGDQGEGKPGDTCGKISFLLRYAFNTEQLVVKILKALDLPAKDANGFSDPYVKIYLLPDRKKKFQTKVHRKTLNPVFNETFQFGVPLNELHSRKLHFSVYDFDRFSRHDLIGQVVVDNLLDFSEGSGDKPVWRDIVEGTAEKADLGELNFSLCYLPTAGRLTATVIKATNLKAMDLTGFSDPYVKASLICDGRRLKKRKTSIKKNTLNPTYNEALVFDIPNENIESVSIIIAVMDYDCIGHNEVIGMCRVGSEAEGPGREHWAAMLANPRKPIEHWHQLVEEKAIGTFVSKTTTASSPKPHIVVDSPHSD, encoded by the exons ATGTCGGGGGACTGGGATGAAGACCTGTGTAAGAAGGCGCTGgtgctggtggaggagctgTGCTTCAACTCCCCGAGGGGCTACAGCCAGAGCGAGCGTTGCCAGGAGTTCAGCTACCTGCTGAGGGGTCGCAACAGACAGCTGGACACAG AGATCTCAGTCAGCCTGCTGTCCGTCATCGTGACGTTCTGCGGCATCGTCCTCCTCTCGGTCTCGCTCTTCGTCTCCTGGAAGCTCTGCTGGTTGCCATGGCGGGACAAGGAGGGCGGCGGCCTGAGCCTGACGTCGGGGTTGCTTCCCGGGAGCGCCGGCGTCGGGAGCCTCGGAGGCCCGTCGTCGTTGTTGCCCGCGTTGATGCAGAGGAAGGAGGGCCACTCGTCCTCCTCGCTCTACCCAACCTTGGGCCATCAGGGCCAGCACCACCCTCATTTCTCCGACCTGGTGGGGTTGGAGAGGGGGGAGGTCGGAGGCGTGGTCGGAGGTCCCCATGAGACCCAGGAACACTCCTACCTGGATATGGACTCCTACCCCAACAACGCCG GAACCCTGAAGCTGAGTCAGACGTCTCCGGACGTTCCCAACTCGGAGGCTGGAGCCCATCCTCAGAAAGACCTGCCCAACGCTCATTCCCAGCAGCAGGTCACGTCACG GCCCAAGCCCATGACTCACCAGCTCTCCAGCCCTGATTTCCATgcagaggagaaggagcaggtAACCAGCATCGGCCAGATCAAACCGGAGCTCTACAGACCCAAGGGCGACCAGGGCGAGGGCAAACCGGGCGACACCTGTGGCAAGATCAGCTTCCTCCTCCGCTACGCCTTCAA tacGGAGCAGCTGGTGGTGAAGATCCTCAAAGCTCTGGACCTGCCAGCCAAGGACGCCAACGGCTTCTCCGACCCTTACGTGAAGATCTACCTACTGccagacaggaagaagaagttCCAAACCaag GTCCACAGGAAGACCCTGAACCCCGTGTTCAATGAGACGTTCCAGTTCGGCGTGCCGCTGAATGAGCTACATTCCAGGAAGCTGCATTTCTCCGTCTACGACTTCGACCGTTTCTCCAGACACGACCTGATTGGTCAGGTGGTCGTGGACAACCTGCTGGACTTCAGCGAGGGCAGCGGAGACAAGCCGGTGTGGAGGGACATCGTGGAGGGCACCGCG GAGAAGGCTGATCTTGGGGAGCTTAATTTCTCGCTGTGTTACCTGCCCACCGCCGGCAGGCTCACCGCCACCGTCATCAAGGCCACCAACCTCAAAGCCATGGACCTGACCGGCTTCTCAG ACCCGTACGTGAAGGCCTCTCTGATCTGCGATGGGCGGAGACTAAAAAAGAGGAAGACCTCCATCAAGAAGAACACGCTGAACCCCACCTACAACGAGGCACTGGTGTTCGACATCCCCAACGAGAACATCGAGAGCGTCTCCATCATCATCGCCGTCATGGACTACGACTG CATCGGTCACAACGAGGTCATCGGGATGTGTCGCGTCGGCAGCGAGGCTGAAGGACCGGGGAGGGAGCACTGGGCGGCCATGCTGGCCAATCCACGCAAACCAATAGAGCACTGGCATCAGCTGGTGgag GAAAAGGCGATCGGAACGTTCGTATCCAAGACGACTACGGCGTCCTCCCCCAAGCCTCACATCGTGGTGGACAGCCCCCACTCCGACTAA
- the med25 gene encoding mediator of RNA polymerase II transcription subunit 25 isoform X3 — protein MVAGSALMEPSTKSGTNQVADVVFVIEGTANLGPYFESLRKNYILPAIEYFNGGPPAETDFGGDYGGTQYGLVVFNTVDCAPESYVQCHAPTSSAFEFVSWIDSIQFMGGGAESCSLIAEGLSVALQLFDDFKKMREQIGQTHKVCVLLCNSPPYLLPAVESVSYTGCTADNLVKIIRDRGIHFSVVAPRKLPALRALFERASPVGGAVESHPDYSQDPFHMVLVRGVSLPVSPGGGPGPLKPVLPPQPLPVSQPGGGGVPQQAPPISAGHPYQNPAASMTAAQVAAQLAVEAASNQKNRFTGLVSQGPPFAGQPTIPSVPGVKLNQPNISTVTTATQPLLQQQQVPPSQQQPVPPPGQPVPNQQPQVPSQPQPTANQPTGASAQPSMPGVPGASGNANPIGQPQVVANKVVAWTGVLEWQEKPKASSIDSTTKLTRSLPCQVHVNQGENLNTDQWPQKLIMQLIPQQLLTTLGHLFRNSRMVQFLFTHKDMESLKGLYRIMANGFAGCVHFPHTTSPCEVRVLMLLYSSKKRIFMGLIPNDQSGFVNGIRQVITNHKQVQQHRVQLGGGGGPMQPGQVAPNQNFLNRPPGPIPVAHGNVQQQSVVVGMPPVSQVSMMEEQQRQNTMMTMRAAGPANQQPPVSGAPPNQVAQSGQAPPQGPILRLSNPGANPQLRSLLLSQQQPQGGVSHMTGMMSHQGLGQPMVHPAPGGGAQMQGQWRQPLGGQDVNIFHP, from the exons ATGGTTGCAGGTTCAGCTCTCATGGAACCGTCCACAAAGTCTGGGACCAACCAGGTGGCGGATGTGGTGTTTGTCATCGAAGGGACGGCGAATCTCGGACCTTACTTTGAATCTCTGAGGAAAAACTACATACTGCCAGCTATTGA ATATTTCAATGGAGGGCCGCCGGCAGAAACAGATTTCGGTGGAGAC TACGGGGGGACACAATATGGTCTGGTCGTCTTCAACACGGTGGACTGCGCTCCCGAGTCCTACGTCCAGTGTCACGCTCCGACCAGCTCGGCCTTCGAGTTCGTCTCCTGGATCGACAGCATCCA GTTCATGGGAGGCGGCGCTGAGAGCTGCAGCCTGATCGCAGAAGGTCTCTCCGTGGCGTTGCAGCTCTTCGACGACTTTAAGAAGATGCGGGAGCAGAT AGGTCAGACccacaaagtgtgtgtgctcCTGTGTAACTCTCCCCCCTACCTGCTTCCTGCCGTGGAGAGCGTCAGCTACACCGGCTGCACGGCCGACAACCTGGTGAAGATCATCAGAGAC AGAGGGATCCACTTCTCTGTGGTGGCTCCCCGGAAGCTGCCGGCGCTGAGGGCTCTGTTTGAGCGGGCGTCGCCTGTGGGGGGCGCCGTTGAGTCCCATCCGGACTACAGTCAGGACCCCTTCCACATGGTGCTGGTCAGAGGCGTCTCGCTGCCCG TTTCCCCGGGTGGGGGTCCAGGGCCGCTCAAACCCGTTCTCCCCCCACAGCCGCTGCCTGTCAGTCAACCTGGCGGCGGTGGCGTTCCTCAGCAGGCTCCGCCCATCAGCGCCGGCCACCCTTATCAG AATCCTGCAGCCTCCATGACGGCCGCTCAGGTGGCGGCGCAGCTGGCGGTTGAAGCCGCCAGCAACCAGAAGAATCGTT TCACAGGATTGGTCAGTCAGGGCCCTCCCTTCGCCGGTCAGCCGACCATCCCATCGGTCCCCGGGGTGAAGCTCAACCAGCCCAACATCTCCACTGTCACCACGGCGACGCAGCCCCTGCTACAACAGCAACAAGTCCCGCCCAGTCAGCAGCAGCCGGTCCCGCCTCCAGGACAGCCGGTGCCCAATCAGCAGCCGCAGGTCCCGTCTCAGCCGCAACCCACAGCCAATCAGCCGACAGGGGCGTCAGCTCAGCCCAGCATG ccCGGCGTCCCCGGAGCTTCAGGCAACGCCAACCCCATCGGACAGCCGCAGGTGGTGGCCAATAAGGTCGTGGCGTGGACCGGCGTCCTGGAGTGGCAGGAG AAGCCCAAAGCCTCGTCGATCGATTCCACCACCAAGCTGACCCGATCGCTGCCGTGTCAGGTTCACGTCAACCAGGGAGAAAACCT GAACACCGACCAGTGGCCCCAGAAGCTCATCATGCAGCTGATCCCACAGCAGCTCCTG acGACCTTGGGTCACCTCTTCAGGAACTCCAGGATGGTCCAGTTCCTCTTCACCCATAAAGACATGGAGTCCCTGAAGGGTCTCTACCGCATCATGGCCAACGGCTTC GCCGGCTGTGTCCACTTCCCCCACACCACGTCGCCCTGCGAGGTGCGGGTGCTGATGCTGCTCTACTCGTCCAAGAAGAGGATCTTCATGGGTCTCATCCCCAACGACCAGAGCGGCTTCGTCAACGGCATCCGGCAGGTCATCACCAACCACAAGCAGGTCCAGCAGCACcgagtg CAGCTGGGTGGTGGAGGGGGTCCGATGCAGCCGGGGCAGGTCGCCCCCAACCAGAACTTCCTCAACAGGCCCCCCGGCCCCATTCCCGTTGCCCACGGCAACGTCCAGCAGCAG TCTGTGGTGGTGGGCATGCCCCCCGTTAGTCAGGTCTCCAtgatggaggagcagcagaggcagaACACAATG ATGACCATGAGAGCAGCcggaccagccaatcagcagccgcCAGTCAGCGGGGCTCCGCCCAATCAAGTCGCACAGAGCGGACAAGCTCCGCCTCAGGGTCCCATACTCCGCCTCTCCAACCCGGGAGCCAATCCGCAGCTGCGCAGCCTCCTCCTCAGCCAGCAGCAGCCA CAGGGTGGAGTCTCTCACATGACGGGCATGATGTCACACCAGGGTTTGGGTCAGCCCATGGTCCACCCGGCACCGGGGGGCGGGGCCCAAATGCAGGGCCAATGGAGGCAGCCTTTGGGAGGTCAGGATGTTAACATATTTCACCCCTGA
- the med25 gene encoding mediator of RNA polymerase II transcription subunit 25 isoform X1, which translates to MVAGSALMEPSTKSGTNQVADVVFVIEGTANLGPYFESLRKNYILPAIEYFNGGPPAETDFGGDYGGTQYGLVVFNTVDCAPESYVQCHAPTSSAFEFVSWIDSIQFMGGGAESCSLIAEGLSVALQLFDDFKKMREQIGQTHKVCVLLCNSPPYLLPAVESVSYTGCTADNLVKIIRDRGIHFSVVAPRKLPALRALFERASPVGGAVESHPDYSQDPFHMVLVRGVSLPVSPGGGPGPLKPVLPPQPLPVSQPGGGGVPQQAPPISAGHPYQNPAASMTAAQVAAQLAVEAASNQKNRFTGLVSQGPPFAGQPTIPSVPGVKLNQPNISTVTTATQPLLQQQQVPPSQQQPVPPPGQPVPNQQPQVPSQPQPTANQPTGASAQPSMPGVPGASGNANPIGQPQVVANKVVAWTGVLEWQEKPKASSIDSTTKLTRSLPCQVHVNQGENLNTDQWPQKLIMQLIPQQLLTTLGHLFRNSRMVQFLFTHKDMESLKGLYRIMANGFAGCVHFPHTTSPCEVRVLMLLYSSKKRIFMGLIPNDQSGFVNGIRQVITNHKQVQQHRVQLGGGGGPMQPGQVAPNQNFLNRPPGPIPVAHGNVQQQSVVVGMPPVSQVSMMEEQQRQNTMMTMRAAGPANQQPPVSGAPPNQVAQSGQAPPQGPILRLSNPGANPQLRSLLLSQQQPQGGVSHMTGMMSHQGLGQPMVHPAPGGGAQMQGQWRQPLGGPILMSGGQRGAVPPSGMPQVSSVMEDEILMDLM; encoded by the exons ATGGTTGCAGGTTCAGCTCTCATGGAACCGTCCACAAAGTCTGGGACCAACCAGGTGGCGGATGTGGTGTTTGTCATCGAAGGGACGGCGAATCTCGGACCTTACTTTGAATCTCTGAGGAAAAACTACATACTGCCAGCTATTGA ATATTTCAATGGAGGGCCGCCGGCAGAAACAGATTTCGGTGGAGAC TACGGGGGGACACAATATGGTCTGGTCGTCTTCAACACGGTGGACTGCGCTCCCGAGTCCTACGTCCAGTGTCACGCTCCGACCAGCTCGGCCTTCGAGTTCGTCTCCTGGATCGACAGCATCCA GTTCATGGGAGGCGGCGCTGAGAGCTGCAGCCTGATCGCAGAAGGTCTCTCCGTGGCGTTGCAGCTCTTCGACGACTTTAAGAAGATGCGGGAGCAGAT AGGTCAGACccacaaagtgtgtgtgctcCTGTGTAACTCTCCCCCCTACCTGCTTCCTGCCGTGGAGAGCGTCAGCTACACCGGCTGCACGGCCGACAACCTGGTGAAGATCATCAGAGAC AGAGGGATCCACTTCTCTGTGGTGGCTCCCCGGAAGCTGCCGGCGCTGAGGGCTCTGTTTGAGCGGGCGTCGCCTGTGGGGGGCGCCGTTGAGTCCCATCCGGACTACAGTCAGGACCCCTTCCACATGGTGCTGGTCAGAGGCGTCTCGCTGCCCG TTTCCCCGGGTGGGGGTCCAGGGCCGCTCAAACCCGTTCTCCCCCCACAGCCGCTGCCTGTCAGTCAACCTGGCGGCGGTGGCGTTCCTCAGCAGGCTCCGCCCATCAGCGCCGGCCACCCTTATCAG AATCCTGCAGCCTCCATGACGGCCGCTCAGGTGGCGGCGCAGCTGGCGGTTGAAGCCGCCAGCAACCAGAAGAATCGTT TCACAGGATTGGTCAGTCAGGGCCCTCCCTTCGCCGGTCAGCCGACCATCCCATCGGTCCCCGGGGTGAAGCTCAACCAGCCCAACATCTCCACTGTCACCACGGCGACGCAGCCCCTGCTACAACAGCAACAAGTCCCGCCCAGTCAGCAGCAGCCGGTCCCGCCTCCAGGACAGCCGGTGCCCAATCAGCAGCCGCAGGTCCCGTCTCAGCCGCAACCCACAGCCAATCAGCCGACAGGGGCGTCAGCTCAGCCCAGCATG ccCGGCGTCCCCGGAGCTTCAGGCAACGCCAACCCCATCGGACAGCCGCAGGTGGTGGCCAATAAGGTCGTGGCGTGGACCGGCGTCCTGGAGTGGCAGGAG AAGCCCAAAGCCTCGTCGATCGATTCCACCACCAAGCTGACCCGATCGCTGCCGTGTCAGGTTCACGTCAACCAGGGAGAAAACCT GAACACCGACCAGTGGCCCCAGAAGCTCATCATGCAGCTGATCCCACAGCAGCTCCTG acGACCTTGGGTCACCTCTTCAGGAACTCCAGGATGGTCCAGTTCCTCTTCACCCATAAAGACATGGAGTCCCTGAAGGGTCTCTACCGCATCATGGCCAACGGCTTC GCCGGCTGTGTCCACTTCCCCCACACCACGTCGCCCTGCGAGGTGCGGGTGCTGATGCTGCTCTACTCGTCCAAGAAGAGGATCTTCATGGGTCTCATCCCCAACGACCAGAGCGGCTTCGTCAACGGCATCCGGCAGGTCATCACCAACCACAAGCAGGTCCAGCAGCACcgagtg CAGCTGGGTGGTGGAGGGGGTCCGATGCAGCCGGGGCAGGTCGCCCCCAACCAGAACTTCCTCAACAGGCCCCCCGGCCCCATTCCCGTTGCCCACGGCAACGTCCAGCAGCAG TCTGTGGTGGTGGGCATGCCCCCCGTTAGTCAGGTCTCCAtgatggaggagcagcagaggcagaACACAATG ATGACCATGAGAGCAGCcggaccagccaatcagcagccgcCAGTCAGCGGGGCTCCGCCCAATCAAGTCGCACAGAGCGGACAAGCTCCGCCTCAGGGTCCCATACTCCGCCTCTCCAACCCGGGAGCCAATCCGCAGCTGCGCAGCCTCCTCCTCAGCCAGCAGCAGCCA CAGGGTGGAGTCTCTCACATGACGGGCATGATGTCACACCAGGGTTTGGGTCAGCCCATGGTCCACCCGGCACCGGGGGGCGGGGCCCAAATGCAGGGCCAATGGAGGCAGCCTTTGGGAG GTCCCATCCTGATGTCCGGAGGCCAGAGAGGCGCCGTGCCGCCGTCCGGGATGCCCCAGGTCTCCAGCGTCATGGAGGACGAAATCCTCATGGACCTCATGTGa